The Microlunatus antarcticus genome window below encodes:
- the ftsE gene encoding cell division ATP-binding protein FtsE: MIRFESVSKTYDGQRRAALDRVNVDIDKGEFVFLVGASGSGKSTFLRLILREQRATRGKVFVAGRDLGRLHSWKIPAMRRQIGTVFQDFRLLPNKTVTENVAFALQVIGKPPSTIKRVVPEVLELVGLDGKGGRLPEELSGGEQQRVAIARAFVNRPMILIADEPTGNLDPATSIGIMKLLDRINRADTTVLMATHDSTIVDQMRKRVIELDDGEVVRDQSRGVYGYQ, translated from the coding sequence GTGATTCGATTCGAGAGCGTCTCCAAGACCTACGACGGGCAGCGCCGCGCGGCGCTCGACCGCGTCAACGTCGACATCGACAAGGGTGAGTTCGTCTTCCTCGTCGGCGCGTCCGGGTCGGGCAAGTCGACGTTCCTGCGGCTGATCCTGCGCGAGCAGCGCGCGACCCGCGGCAAGGTCTTCGTGGCCGGCCGCGACCTCGGTCGCCTGCACAGCTGGAAGATCCCCGCGATGCGGCGCCAGATCGGGACCGTGTTCCAGGACTTCCGCCTGCTGCCGAACAAGACCGTCACCGAGAACGTCGCCTTCGCCCTGCAGGTCATCGGCAAGCCGCCGTCGACCATCAAGCGGGTGGTGCCGGAGGTGCTCGAGCTCGTGGGTCTCGACGGCAAGGGCGGTCGGCTGCCCGAGGAGCTGTCCGGCGGGGAGCAGCAGCGCGTGGCGATCGCGCGGGCCTTCGTCAACCGGCCGATGATCCTCATCGCCGACGAGCCGACCGGGAACCTCGACCCGGCGACCAGCATCGGCATCATGAAGCTGCTCGACCGGATCAACCGGGCGGACACCACCGTCCTCATGGCGACCCACGACTCGACGATCGTGGACCAGATGCGCAAGCGCGTGATCGAGCTCGACGACGGCGAGGTCGTCCGCGACCAGAGCCGCGGCGTCTACGGCTACCAGTGA
- the ftsX gene encoding permease-like cell division protein FtsX produces MRFRHIFSETRAGLRQNLTMTLAVIMTMWVSLSLFGAGLLASQQVDLMKGRWYDKIEISIFLCTSDVQGDNCDPGQDATDAQKQVIQQTLLSNPEVAGNGVYFEDKQAAYDEFQKAYAGSPIRDSLTVDQMQESFRVKLKNPEEYEGVVSSVQGLRGVQKVQDLRQYLDPFFNALNLVQWGTIATSALLLLAAALQIGNTIRLAAFARRREIGIMRLVGASNLYITLPFLFEAVFSALVGAALACGTLAAGVYFIVMQKAEPAIRSIPWIGWNQTGLAMLGVIIVGVVLSVVPTIVTTRKYLRV; encoded by the coding sequence ATGCGTTTCCGCCACATCTTCTCCGAGACCCGAGCCGGTCTCCGGCAGAACCTGACGATGACCCTCGCGGTCATCATGACCATGTGGGTCTCCCTGTCCCTGTTCGGGGCGGGCCTGCTGGCCAGCCAGCAGGTCGACCTCATGAAGGGCCGCTGGTACGACAAGATCGAGATCTCGATCTTCCTGTGCACCAGCGACGTCCAGGGCGACAACTGCGACCCGGGTCAGGACGCGACCGACGCGCAGAAGCAGGTCATCCAGCAGACGCTGCTGAGCAACCCCGAGGTCGCCGGCAACGGCGTCTACTTCGAGGACAAGCAGGCCGCGTACGACGAGTTCCAGAAGGCGTACGCGGGCAGCCCCATCCGCGACTCCCTCACCGTCGACCAGATGCAGGAGTCGTTCCGGGTCAAGCTCAAGAACCCGGAGGAGTACGAGGGCGTCGTCAGCTCCGTCCAGGGGCTGCGCGGGGTGCAGAAGGTCCAAGACCTCCGCCAGTACCTCGACCCCTTCTTCAACGCCCTCAACCTCGTCCAGTGGGGGACCATCGCCACGTCGGCGCTGCTGCTGCTCGCCGCGGCCCTCCAGATCGGCAACACGATCCGGCTGGCGGCCTTCGCCCGACGGCGCGAGATCGGCATCATGCGGCTCGTGGGGGCCAGCAACCTCTACATCACGCTGCCGTTCCTCTTCGAGGCCGTGTTCTCCGCGCTCGTCGGCGCCGCGCTGGCCTGCGGCACGCTCGCGGCCGGCGTCTACTTCATCGTCATGCAGAAGGCTGAGCCCGCCATCCGGTCGATCCCCTGGATCGGCTGGAACCAGACCGGCCTCGCCATGCTCGGCGTCATCATCGTCGGCGTCGTCCTCTCGGTCGTCCCGACCATCGTCACGACCCGCAAGTACCTGCGCGTCTGA
- the smpB gene encoding SsrA-binding protein SmpB → MPKEKGRNLVASNKKARHDYTIHDTWEAGLVLSGTEVKSLRAGHANLTDAYATLDDGEVWLRGANIPEYSHGTWTNHTARRTRKLLLNRREIDKISRELGTTGSMTLIPLSLYFNDGYAKVELALGTGKREYDKRHTLAEREGRREAERALAARNRRNR, encoded by the coding sequence ATGCCGAAGGAGAAGGGCCGCAACCTCGTCGCCTCGAACAAGAAGGCGAGGCACGACTACACCATCCACGACACGTGGGAGGCGGGCCTCGTCCTCAGCGGGACCGAGGTCAAGTCCCTGCGGGCCGGTCACGCGAACCTGACCGACGCCTACGCCACCCTGGACGACGGGGAGGTGTGGCTGCGCGGCGCCAACATCCCCGAGTACAGCCACGGCACGTGGACCAACCACACGGCCCGTCGCACCCGCAAGCTGCTGCTCAACCGCCGCGAGATCGACAAGATCTCCCGCGAGCTGGGCACCACCGGGTCGATGACGCTGATCCCGCTGTCGCTCTACTTCAACGACGGCTACGCCAAGGTCGAGCTCGCCCTCGGCACCGGCAAGCGGGAGTACGACAAGCGGCACACGCTCGCCGAGCGCGAGGGTCGACGTGAGGCCGAGCGGGCGTTGGCCGCCCGGAACCGGAGGAACCGATGA
- the prfB gene encoding peptide chain release factor 2: MAGTDFSVEIPDLERALASIEAVLDPAGKRLEIADLEQQVSAPDLWDDVDHAQQVTSRLSLLQSDVDRLTALHSRLDDLAVLVELGQEESDDASMVEAEHELSALRKTIDALEVRTLMAGEYDQREALVTIRSEAGGIDAADFAEMLQRMYLRWAERHKYPTEVFDTSYAEEAGIKSTTFQVRAPYAYGTLSVEQGTHRLVRISPFDNQGRRQTSFAGVEVLPVTESTDHIEIPEADIRVDVFRSSGPGGQSVNTTDSAVRLTHLPTGIVVSCQNEKSQLQNKAAALRVLQSRLLEKARHDREAEMNALKGDGGNSWGSQMRSYVLHPYQMVKDLRTDFEVSSPDAVFDGDIDGFIDSGIRWRMRDHVG; this comes from the coding sequence GTGGCTGGTACCGACTTCTCCGTGGAGATCCCCGACCTCGAGCGGGCGCTGGCCTCGATCGAGGCGGTGCTCGACCCTGCCGGCAAGCGCCTGGAGATCGCCGACCTCGAGCAGCAGGTGTCCGCACCCGACCTCTGGGACGACGTGGACCACGCCCAGCAGGTCACCTCGCGGCTTTCCCTGCTCCAGTCCGACGTCGACCGGCTGACCGCGCTGCACTCCCGCCTCGACGACCTCGCGGTCCTCGTCGAGCTCGGCCAGGAGGAGAGCGACGACGCCAGCATGGTCGAGGCGGAGCACGAGCTGAGCGCGCTGCGCAAGACGATCGACGCCCTCGAGGTGCGGACGCTGATGGCCGGGGAGTACGACCAGCGCGAGGCCCTCGTGACGATCCGCTCCGAGGCGGGCGGGATCGACGCGGCCGACTTCGCCGAGATGCTGCAGCGGATGTACCTGCGCTGGGCGGAGCGCCACAAGTACCCGACCGAGGTCTTCGACACCTCCTACGCCGAGGAGGCGGGGATCAAGTCGACGACGTTCCAGGTGCGGGCGCCGTACGCGTACGGGACCCTGTCGGTCGAGCAGGGCACCCACCGCCTCGTCCGGATCTCCCCGTTCGACAACCAGGGCCGCCGCCAGACGTCGTTCGCGGGCGTCGAGGTGCTGCCGGTCACGGAGTCGACCGACCACATCGAGATCCCCGAGGCCGACATCCGCGTCGACGTGTTCCGGTCCTCCGGGCCGGGCGGGCAGAGCGTCAACACGACCGACTCGGCCGTGCGCCTCACCCACCTGCCGACCGGCATCGTCGTCTCCTGCCAGAACGAGAAGTCCCAGCTGCAGAACAAGGCCGCCGCGCTCCGCGTGCTGCAGTCGCGGCTGCTGGAGAAGGCGCGGCACGACCGCGAGGCCGAGATGAACGCGCTCAAGGGCGACGGCGGCAACAGCTGGGGCTCGCAGATGCGCTCGTACGTGCTGCACCCGTACCAGATGGTCAAGGACCTGCGGACCGACTTCGAGGTCTCCTCGCCCGACGCGGTCTTCGACGGCGACATCGACGGGTTCATCGACTCGGGCATCCGCTGGCGGATGCGTGACCACGTCGGCTGA
- a CDS encoding peptidoglycan DD-metalloendopeptidase family protein yields the protein MPDLPRVLTDAPVADDLPSGTLTGHRPTRLGGRLNALVLTGALVVALSGGLVISTAQADDLTDQRSELKSQISRTKADLSESSAALSNAGVQVDRVASQLASAQAELAQARSALATAKADDVRLAGKLKRAQADLAKARAAVLDCQERLDAKKQMVGVIVRNQYQQQTNLMPIAVLTSHSTTDLATRMQWATTMLDTTQSKIDALLALETQLKAKRASLAKAEKKVADDRAEAADSLAQTRRLEAQASSAAAAVAGHLVQQQAIEKAAAQDVAQDRSHYAKLTAERATVENRIAVRVAKQKAAAKAAAAKEAARQVAAAKAEARAAARSKASSPKRASRSTSSARVAAPRAASSASTSSSGSHHGFIYPVSAPITSPYGMRLHPVLHVWKLHDGTDFGAGCGAAIHAAADGVVAEKYYNAGYGNRLMIDHGKVDGKYVTTGYNHAIRYVVGVGDHVKQGQVIGYVGTTGYSTGCHLHLMVWLNGGMVNPMSWY from the coding sequence GTGCCGGACCTTCCCCGCGTCCTCACCGACGCTCCGGTCGCCGACGACCTGCCCTCGGGCACGCTCACTGGTCATCGACCGACCCGCCTCGGCGGCCGCCTGAACGCCCTCGTGCTGACGGGTGCCCTCGTGGTCGCCCTCTCCGGCGGGCTCGTGATCTCGACGGCGCAGGCCGACGACCTCACCGACCAGCGCTCGGAGCTCAAGTCGCAGATCAGCCGGACCAAGGCCGACCTCAGCGAGTCGAGCGCGGCGCTCAGCAACGCGGGCGTCCAGGTCGACCGGGTGGCGAGCCAGCTGGCCTCCGCCCAGGCCGAGCTGGCCCAGGCCCGGTCGGCGCTCGCGACGGCCAAGGCCGACGACGTCCGGCTCGCCGGCAAGCTCAAGCGGGCCCAGGCCGACCTGGCCAAGGCGCGCGCGGCGGTGCTGGACTGCCAGGAGCGGCTCGACGCCAAGAAGCAGATGGTCGGCGTCATCGTGCGGAACCAGTACCAGCAGCAGACCAACCTCATGCCGATCGCCGTGCTGACCTCCCACAGCACGACGGACCTGGCGACCCGCATGCAGTGGGCGACCACCATGCTCGACACGACGCAGTCCAAGATCGACGCGCTGCTCGCGCTCGAGACCCAGCTCAAGGCCAAGCGCGCGTCGCTGGCCAAGGCCGAGAAGAAGGTGGCGGACGACCGCGCCGAGGCCGCCGACTCGCTGGCGCAGACCCGCCGGCTCGAGGCGCAGGCGAGCTCCGCCGCCGCCGCCGTCGCCGGGCACCTCGTGCAGCAGCAGGCCATCGAGAAGGCCGCCGCCCAGGACGTCGCGCAGGACCGGTCGCACTACGCCAAGCTCACCGCCGAGCGCGCGACGGTGGAGAACCGCATCGCCGTCCGGGTGGCCAAGCAGAAGGCAGCGGCCAAGGCCGCGGCGGCGAAGGAGGCGGCACGTCAGGTGGCGGCGGCCAAGGCCGAGGCCCGCGCGGCCGCCCGCTCGAAGGCGTCGTCCCCGAAGCGGGCCTCCCGCTCGACCAGCAGCGCCCGCGTCGCCGCCCCCCGGGCCGCGAGCAGCGCCAGCACCTCGTCCTCCGGCTCGCACCACGGCTTCATCTACCCGGTGAGCGCGCCGATCACGTCGCCGTACGGGATGCGCCTGCACCCCGTGCTGCACGTCTGGAAGCTGCACGACGGCACCGACTTCGGCGCCGGCTGCGGCGCGGCCATCCACGCGGCCGCCGACGGCGTCGTGGCCGAGAAGTACTACAACGCGGGTTACGGCAACCGGCTGATGATCGACCACGGCAAGGTCGACGGGAAGTACGTGACCACCGGCTACAACCACGCGATCCGCTACGTGGTTGGCGTCGGGGACCACGTCAAGCAGGGCCAGGTCATCGGGTACGTCGGGACGACCGGCTACTCCACCGGCTGCCACCTCCACCTCATGGTGTGGCTGAACGGCGGCATGGTGAACCCGATGAGCTGGTACTGA
- a CDS encoding ROK family protein, which yields MPEVVLAVDVGGTKIALALVDDEGTVLAEDVRPTRPEPDPLRVVEPLLEGIAAIAARLPATSDPLRVGVSSAGPLDGPAGTVSPVNIPAWRDFPLVDHVRRAAAEASGRRAVVGLANDGHCFALGEHWLGAARDVASMVGMVLSTGVGAGAVLEDRLFGGTTGNAVHLGHISVNAWGARCVCGGHGCVEMYARGPALVAAARARGWAGGDDARALTADARFGDAVALAVIDEGMRALAAGIATTATELDVTTFVLGGGVSRAGAVIFDPLRRHLADFAALPYVRDLEVRPAVLENAGLLGAAALALRLEV from the coding sequence ATGCCCGAGGTCGTCCTGGCCGTCGACGTCGGCGGCACGAAGATCGCGCTGGCCCTGGTCGACGACGAGGGCACGGTCCTGGCCGAGGACGTGCGCCCGACCCGTCCCGAGCCCGACCCGCTCCGGGTGGTCGAGCCGCTGCTCGAGGGCATCGCCGCGATCGCCGCGCGGCTGCCTGCCACCTCCGACCCGCTGCGGGTGGGCGTCTCGTCGGCCGGACCGCTCGACGGTCCCGCGGGCACGGTCTCGCCGGTGAACATCCCCGCCTGGCGCGACTTCCCGCTGGTCGACCACGTACGCCGCGCCGCCGCCGAGGCGTCGGGTCGACGGGCGGTGGTCGGGCTGGCCAACGACGGGCACTGCTTCGCCCTCGGCGAGCACTGGCTCGGGGCGGCCCGCGACGTGGCGTCGATGGTCGGGATGGTCCTGTCCACCGGCGTCGGCGCGGGCGCCGTGCTCGAGGACCGGCTGTTCGGCGGCACGACCGGGAACGCGGTCCACCTCGGCCACATCAGCGTGAACGCGTGGGGCGCCCGCTGCGTCTGCGGCGGGCACGGCTGCGTCGAGATGTACGCCCGGGGCCCCGCCCTGGTCGCCGCGGCACGGGCGCGCGGCTGGGCCGGCGGCGACGACGCCCGCGCGCTGACCGCTGACGCACGTTTCGGGGACGCGGTCGCGCTCGCGGTCATCGACGAGGGCATGCGCGCCCTCGCCGCCGGGATCGCCACCACGGCGACCGAGCTGGACGTGACGACGTTCGTCCTCGGCGGCGGCGTCTCGCGGGCGGGCGCCGTCATCTTCGACCCGCTGCGCCGGCACCTCGCCGACTTCGCCGCGCTCCCCTACGTCCGCGACCTCGAGGTCCGCCCGGCCGTGCTCGAGAACGCCGGCCTCCTCGGCGCCGCCGCCCTGGCGCTGCGGCTGGAGGTCTGA
- a CDS encoding ATP-binding protein yields MPGAEDRFCASCGRPLEAGTASPHEGPPVELLADPTDGADGPDALVELLRGFVGRQVADRITLEGGRPEEERRLVTAVFADLSGFAALAGRLDAEELQSVVDPVLAGLAGVVGRYDGHVEKFAGDALLALFGAPVAHEDDAARALHAALDMRAELTRLVGLVPTGSADELRLHVGVSTGPVVARTVGWTARMDYAVLGESVILAQRLQALAPAGEVYVGASTRALVGEEFVFADLGSLTVKDRPVPVAAFRLLGRGTAGTEEGLPLVGREAEQAALTDCLGRARAGEGVVVRVSGPPGSGKSRLLAEVGRAARVGGATVVELLGAVHAQSPYRCVLPLVASALQHRYPDAEDRLDALAADDAAPADVGLTAVLVGRAGAGDALDPRSPDLVRRQLDAAVRAWLLDLVTRGPVVLLADGLQSFDTASAEVLGQLVDDPVAGVLLCLGTRDEDGPRTGTSLRLPELGAGDVRELVAAELGLVPDDRLVAHVSERGQGNPLMVRETVRQLRLERLLEERHGFARLVTGAHTVPATLEGLLAARLDALPPAVAQVATTAAVIGLTVPPALLREVTGLSPESCARQVDALVRADVLRAAPADGVSGTVAVWRFENALVRDLLVARLTTRRRQRLHARVADALGAVDEPSEEVVALRAEHLYLAGDLAGALPWLRRAAVHARRLLAQDSAVLALTRAVQAARSVAPEALAELATDLADVWAERGEHARARELYREARRRGGDARSWAGEASVLRREGRYADALALLDEADAARAGGDVRLLANERSWALSVSGDLEGAVGALQVGLDAGDPTDGVAGLLLLQLVRAETLLGQLPSAREHVRRAIDNLERAGDRAGLCTAFRLLGSLQQTSGELDAAATTLIEGLRLATQAGLMEEMGGCQLNLGLVHADRGDHRAAEDAYRLAGITFEQAGIEAGRAMAYGNRACELFLLGEHDRSRTLARRALALAEQVGNQLTAADVHQTLALVAEATGDLVTAHREAEAAVAGFERAGLAVAAGPSRELAERCAP; encoded by the coding sequence GACCGACGGCGCTGACGGTCCCGACGCCCTGGTCGAGCTCCTGCGCGGCTTCGTCGGCCGGCAGGTGGCGGACCGGATCACGCTCGAGGGTGGACGTCCCGAGGAGGAGCGCCGCCTCGTCACCGCCGTCTTCGCGGACCTCTCCGGCTTCGCCGCGCTCGCCGGCCGGCTCGACGCCGAGGAGCTGCAGAGCGTGGTCGACCCGGTCCTCGCCGGGCTGGCGGGGGTCGTCGGTCGCTACGACGGGCACGTGGAGAAGTTCGCCGGCGACGCGTTGCTGGCTCTGTTCGGCGCGCCGGTGGCCCACGAGGACGACGCGGCGCGGGCGCTCCACGCGGCCCTGGACATGCGGGCCGAACTGACCCGGCTGGTCGGGCTCGTCCCGACCGGGTCGGCCGACGAGCTGCGGCTGCACGTCGGGGTGAGCACCGGGCCGGTGGTGGCCCGGACCGTCGGGTGGACGGCGCGGATGGACTACGCCGTCCTGGGTGAGTCGGTCATCCTCGCCCAGCGTCTGCAGGCTCTCGCACCGGCGGGGGAGGTCTACGTGGGCGCCTCCACCCGAGCGCTGGTGGGTGAGGAGTTCGTGTTCGCCGACCTCGGCTCGCTGACCGTGAAGGACCGCCCGGTCCCGGTAGCGGCCTTCCGGCTCCTCGGCCGGGGGACCGCGGGAACCGAGGAGGGCCTGCCGCTGGTGGGCCGCGAGGCCGAGCAGGCCGCTCTCACCGACTGCCTGGGTCGGGCTCGCGCCGGCGAGGGCGTCGTGGTGCGGGTGAGCGGGCCGCCGGGGTCGGGGAAGTCGCGGCTGCTGGCCGAGGTGGGCCGTGCGGCGCGGGTCGGCGGCGCCACCGTCGTCGAGCTCCTCGGCGCGGTCCACGCCCAGAGCCCCTACCGTTGCGTGCTCCCGCTCGTCGCGTCCGCCCTCCAGCACCGGTACCCGGACGCGGAGGACCGTCTGGACGCGCTGGCGGCCGACGACGCGGCGCCGGCCGACGTGGGGCTCACGGCGGTCCTGGTCGGGCGGGCCGGGGCTGGGGACGCGCTCGACCCCCGGTCGCCCGACCTGGTCCGCCGACAGCTCGACGCCGCCGTCCGTGCCTGGCTCCTCGACCTGGTGACGCGAGGCCCCGTCGTCCTGCTGGCCGACGGGCTGCAGAGCTTCGACACCGCGTCGGCGGAGGTGCTGGGGCAGCTGGTCGACGACCCCGTGGCCGGTGTGCTGCTCTGCCTCGGCACGCGGGACGAGGACGGCCCGCGTACGGGGACCTCGCTGCGCCTGCCCGAGCTGGGCGCAGGGGACGTCCGCGAGCTCGTCGCCGCCGAGCTCGGCCTGGTCCCCGACGACCGCCTGGTGGCCCACGTCTCCGAGCGGGGCCAGGGGAATCCCCTGATGGTTCGCGAGACGGTCCGCCAGCTCCGCCTCGAGCGGCTGCTGGAAGAACGGCACGGTTTCGCCCGGCTGGTCACGGGCGCGCACACGGTGCCGGCCACCCTCGAGGGCTTGCTCGCGGCGCGGCTCGACGCCCTCCCACCCGCGGTCGCGCAGGTGGCGACGACGGCCGCGGTCATCGGCCTGACCGTCCCGCCGGCGCTGCTGCGCGAGGTGACCGGTCTGTCGCCGGAGAGCTGCGCCCGGCAGGTCGACGCGCTCGTGCGGGCCGACGTCCTGCGGGCGGCGCCCGCGGACGGGGTCTCGGGGACGGTCGCCGTCTGGCGCTTCGAGAACGCGCTCGTGCGCGACCTGCTCGTCGCCCGGCTCACGACGCGCCGTCGGCAGCGCCTCCACGCCCGGGTCGCGGACGCGTTGGGCGCGGTCGACGAGCCGTCGGAGGAGGTCGTCGCCCTGCGGGCCGAGCACCTCTACCTCGCCGGCGACCTGGCCGGGGCCCTTCCGTGGCTGCGGCGTGCGGCCGTGCACGCCCGGCGCCTCCTCGCCCAGGACTCCGCGGTGCTGGCGCTCACCCGGGCGGTGCAGGCCGCCCGGAGCGTGGCGCCCGAGGCGCTGGCCGAGCTCGCGACCGACCTGGCCGACGTCTGGGCCGAGCGTGGCGAGCACGCGCGGGCCCGCGAGCTCTACCGCGAGGCGCGCCGGCGCGGCGGCGACGCCCGGTCCTGGGCGGGTGAGGCCTCGGTGCTGCGCCGCGAGGGTCGCTACGCGGACGCGCTCGCCCTGCTCGACGAGGCGGACGCGGCCCGGGCGGGCGGTGACGTGCGGCTGCTCGCCAACGAGCGCAGCTGGGCGCTCTCGGTCTCGGGGGACCTCGAGGGGGCGGTCGGCGCGCTGCAGGTCGGCCTGGACGCGGGGGACCCGACCGACGGCGTCGCCGGCCTGCTCCTGCTGCAGCTCGTGCGGGCCGAGACCCTGCTGGGCCAGCTCCCGTCCGCGCGCGAGCACGTCCGGCGCGCGATCGACAACCTCGAGCGCGCCGGTGACCGGGCCGGGCTGTGCACCGCGTTCCGGCTGCTCGGGTCGCTGCAGCAGACCTCAGGGGAGCTGGACGCCGCCGCGACCACCCTCATCGAGGGCCTGCGTCTCGCCACCCAGGCGGGGCTGATGGAGGAGATGGGCGGGTGCCAGCTGAACCTCGGGCTGGTGCACGCGGACCGGGGTGACCACCGTGCCGCGGAGGACGCCTACCGGCTCGCGGGGATCACCTTCGAGCAGGCGGGCATCGAGGCCGGACGCGCGATGGCGTACGGGAACCGGGCCTGCGAGCTCTTCCTGCTGGGCGAGCACGACCGGTCGCGCACGCTGGCCCGGCGGGCGCTCGCCCTGGCCGAGCAGGTCGGCAACCAGCTGACGGCTGCCGACGTGCACCAGACCCTGGCCCTCGTCGCGGAGGCGACGGGTGACCTGGTCACGGCGCACCGGGAGGCCGAGGCGGCGGTCGCCGGCTTCGAGCGTGCCGGGCTGGCCGTGGCTGCCGGACCCAGCCGGGAGCTCGCGGAGCGCTGCGCGCCCTGA
- a CDS encoding NAD(P)-dependent alcohol dehydrogenase, whose amino-acid sequence MLTVHAYAAPSATAPLEPTTIERRDVGPTEILIDIKFAGICHSDIHTARGEWGDAGWPIVVGHEIAGVVAEVGSEVSKHQVGDRVGVGCLVDSCRECDSCQKGLEQYCLNGNIGTYGGIGRDGKPTAGGYSTHLVVEQDFALRIPEGIELDEAAPLLCAGITLYSPLNHWNAGPGKNVAIIGLGGLGHMGVKIAHAMGAKVTVLSQSLKKQEDGLRLGADSYYATSEPETFEKLAGSFDLIVNTVSANLDLDAYMGLLAVDGTLVEVGAPEHPMSVKAFSLLPGRRSLAGSSIGGIPETQEMLDFCAEHGLGAEIEVIPASKINEAWDRVVNSDVRYRFVIDTSTLG is encoded by the coding sequence ATGCTGACCGTGCACGCCTACGCCGCCCCGAGCGCCACCGCGCCGCTCGAGCCCACCACGATCGAGCGCCGCGACGTCGGCCCGACCGAGATCCTGATCGACATCAAGTTCGCCGGCATCTGCCACTCCGACATCCACACCGCGCGCGGCGAGTGGGGCGACGCCGGCTGGCCGATCGTCGTCGGGCACGAGATCGCCGGCGTCGTCGCCGAGGTCGGCTCCGAGGTCAGCAAGCACCAGGTCGGCGACCGCGTCGGCGTCGGCTGCCTCGTCGACTCCTGCCGCGAGTGCGACAGCTGCCAGAAGGGCCTGGAGCAGTACTGCCTCAACGGCAACATCGGCACGTACGGCGGCATCGGCCGTGACGGCAAGCCGACCGCCGGTGGCTACTCCACCCACCTCGTGGTCGAGCAGGACTTCGCCCTGCGCATCCCCGAGGGCATCGAGCTCGACGAGGCCGCCCCGCTGCTCTGCGCCGGCATCACCCTCTACTCCCCGCTGAACCACTGGAACGCGGGCCCGGGCAAGAACGTCGCGATCATCGGCCTCGGCGGCCTCGGCCACATGGGCGTCAAGATCGCCCACGCCATGGGCGCGAAAGTCACCGTCCTGAGCCAGTCGCTCAAGAAGCAGGAGGACGGTCTCCGTCTCGGGGCCGACTCCTACTACGCCACGAGCGAGCCTGAGACCTTCGAGAAGCTCGCGGGCTCGTTCGACCTCATCGTCAACACGGTCTCGGCCAACCTGGACCTCGACGCGTACATGGGTCTCCTCGCGGTCGACGGCACCCTGGTCGAGGTCGGCGCTCCCGAGCACCCGATGTCGGTCAAGGCCTTCTCGCTGCTGCCGGGTCGGCGCAGCCTCGCGGGCTCCAGCATCGGCGGGATCCCCGAGACCCAGGAGATGCTCGACTTCTGCGCCGAGCACGGTCTGGGCGCCGAGATCGAGGTCATTCCGGCCAGCAAGATCAACGAGGCGTGGGACCGGGTCGTCAACAGCGACGTCCGCTACCGCTTCGTCATCGACACCTCGACCCTGGGCTGA